The genomic DNA GATCAACGACGACACCATTGCCGACAACGGCGAGCTTACCCTTGGCGAGGATTCCAGAGGGGATCAGGTGCAGGGCGTAGCGTTCGCCACCGACGACGACGGAATGGCCTGCGTTCGCTCCGCCGTTGTACCGGACAGTCGCGTCGTGGCCCTCGGCGAGGAGATCGACGACCTTGCCTTTCCCCTCATCTCCCCACTGCAGTCCGACGACGGCGGTGCATGATCCCGGGGAGCGAGTTTCGTTCGATTCTGGCATCGCCATCTCCATGGAGGACCGAGAACAATAGCCGAATAACTCGCGCATTCCGCGTGAGCCGCGAGAACCGCGCGTGAGAGGGAGAAAGATCGGACCTCGAGCTGGTGTCGGCTAAGCCCTGACGGGTGTGTGGCCGATCAGTGCGGTGATGGGAGACGCTCACGTCAAGATCATGTGCCCGAGTCTGACCTGCCGAAAGGTCTTGTCTGTCCCTGCGATCGCGAGGGGGAAAACCGTTCGCTGCAAGTCGTGCGGAACGGTCATCCGGATACCGGAGAAGCCGGCTGCACAAGCGAAGCCAGCGGCACCGAAGGACGCAGCGGTCGTGCCATCCGGCAAGTCCAAGGACAAAGCGGCCTGATCGACCGTTCGTTCGGAGCTGAGAGCTGCGTCTGTGATTGCATCGTCGTGGCTTCAGAGTTTCGGCTGGCTGTCGTCGTCGTCATCCAGATCGAAATCAAAGCCGAACTCGCTGCTTCCCTCGTTTGCTTCGATGGATGTGGCCGCGACGCCGGGTTTCGACGAGACGGTCTTTGCGTCAGCCCCGGAGGGCGTGCGCTGACCCGGCACCGGCGCGGCCCCGAGCTGGCCTGCGTTCGGATCGATCTCGTCCGGCTGGCCGTTGATGCGTACAACGAAGACGCACGGCCCTACGGCGAGAAGATCGCCGGGCTTCAACGCCTGTTCCACGATCTTCTGACGGTTCACGAATGTACCGTTCGAGGACCCGAGGTCCCTGACACTCAGGCGTGTTCCATCGTTCACCAGCTCGCAGTGTTGTCTGGAGACGCTGCTGAGAGGGATACGGATCTGGCAGTCGTCGCGGCGACCGATCACGCTTTTGGCGCGATTCAGGGGCACCTCTCGCTTCTGCGAACCCGGACGGACAAGAATCAGACTCGTTTCCACCAGTCCACCCCCCTCCACGATGGAGGCATAAGGGAACCAACGGGCTCACAATTCCGCCCA from Phycisphaeraceae bacterium includes the following:
- a CDS encoding FHA domain-containing protein, whose translation is MPLNRAKSVIGRRDDCQIRIPLSSVSRQHCELVNDGTRLSVRDLGSSNGTFVNRQKIVEQALKPGDLLAVGPCVFVVRINGQPDEIDPNAGQLGAAPVPGQRTPSGADAKTVSSKPGVAATSIEANEGSSEFGFDFDLDDDDDSQPKL